The Scleropages formosus chromosome 9, fSclFor1.1, whole genome shotgun sequence DNA segment GATGCACCCGCATGTCCGTAGGCAGTTTCAGACGGTACGTTACCGGTGTGACCTCGCGCAGGACTTTGTACGAGCCATTGAACCAGGGACTCAGTTTCTTTGAAGGCAGCCACAGCCTGAGGTCCCGGATAGAGAGCTAGACACGTTGTATGGCACGAAGGACAGGGTCCGGCGATGGCAATCGGCCTGCCTCTTCTACCAGTTGGCGCTGCACCGGAGATGGTCCCGCACGGACCACCATGTCTCAGCACTGCCCCGGTGCCACCCATTCGCCGCAGGTACCTGGCTCGGAGGGGTATGCCATGGAAACACAGCGGGCTGATACCCcagcacacactgaaaggggGACCGCGCTGTGGCCATGGGGGTTAGAgcattgtgggcgtactctgcccagagCAGGTACTGTATCCAGTGATGATGGTTCTGTGCACAGTACGTGCATAGGTATCGGGCAAGGTCTTGTTGTAACCTTTCTGCTTGGCTGTTTGCTTGAGGGTGGTATCTGAAGGTAAGGCTCACCTGTACCTCAGTCACGCCCAGAATGCTTTCCATAGCCAAGacgtgaactggggtcccctgtcagAGACAATATCATCAGGTATGCTGAATAACTGGAACACCTGGTGGAAGAGCACCTCAGCCATCTCCAAGGCGGTTGGCAGCTTAGGGAGAGGAATCAACCAGCAGGCCTTTGAGAACCAGTCTATTATAGTAAGAATCACGGTCTTACCATCCAAGAAGGGGAGCTCCACCAAGGAGTTAATTGCCACATGGGACCATGGACAGGATGGAGCAGCTAGAAGTTCTACAAGCCTGGCAGGTTTCAGGGTCAGGGTCCTGCCTGAGCACAGATGGGGCAGGCCTCCACATAGTCCTTGACGTCGTCTGCCATGGTAGGCCACCAGAAACGCCTCTCTACTAGGGAGAGAGTTTGTCTTACCCCAGGATGGGTGCTCCGGTGCTGGCTCAGGATCGTGTATCCTGGAGTGGGCATCTGCCTACCAAAACATCTCCTGCGCTTTCCAGTCCCTCACAAGCGAGATCCTGCGTCGTCACTCCGGAAAGGTATGATGAGTCGCCGGAGCATTGTCAAGGATTCTTGATGCACTGTGAGCTGGTGTTCTCCTGCTCCCCACATATGTATCTGACTAAAGAGGCTAAGATCGCGTATCTGGTGGCACTGCTCACCGGCCCAGCACATAAGTGGGTGATGGGCGGTAGGGGCCGGCGCCAGCAGACCACCTACACCAACTTCCGAAAAAGTTCTAGGAGTTGTTCGGTCATATGCACGCCGCCCATGTTGTCAGTGATCATCTCCTGGGCATAAGACAGGGTACCCATACAGTGGCCAAGTACGCTCTGGAATTCCGGACACTTGCAGAACAGAGCAGGTGAGATACAGCGCCCCTTCTGGCCTGCTTCAGGAATGGACTCCAACTCAGGCTACAGATTGAGCTGGCCTATGAGGGGAGGAGTGGACATTCGATTGTCTTGTGCAGATAGCAGTGAACCTGGACAGCCTCGCCTGGGTACAGGCTTCCGCTCCAGTCTTCACATCCCAGGAAGGAAACTAGGAACCTCAGCCACTCTGGCAAGGGAGGTTGGACCCAGAGGAGTGACAGTGACGCCCCCACACACAACCACAGGTGAGCCCTGGGGCCCGGCCAGGACAGCTCATAGTGCCTATACACATAGCATGGGGTGGGATTCATCTGGACACCAGAGCCATGGTCGACTTGGACTTGGGGGCCACGGGCTGTTTCATGGACAGTAGGTCCGCGCAGATGAACAACATCCCGGGCTGGCTCTGTAATTGCAAGCTCTGGATTAGCACCCTGGATGGCCAAGCCCTGGACTCGGGAGTGGTTGACAAGTGTACAGAGACCCTTCAGGTAACCATCGGAGAGTGTCACCATGAGGACCTGGTGTTTTTCCTGATTCAGTCTCCAGACACCCCCATTATCCTTGGTTTTCCCTGGCTGGTCCAACACAACCAGGTGTTTCTAGAGGAGTACGGGAGAACTGTTGTCCTGGGTAGACCAGTGTACGTGGTTCTGTCTGCAGCTCCCTTGTCGCGCCACGTCAGAAGAGGGAGTGGCCGGCCTTCCCCAGTGGAGGTTCCTTAGGAGTACTGGGATCTCCAGGAGGTTTTTAGCATGGCCCGGGGTGCGGAGCTTCCCCCGCACTAGCCCTGGGATTGTGCAATTGATCTCCTGCCCAGACCACACCACCCCAGGGCCGTGTGTATCCCTTGTCCCTTCCCGAGCAGAAAGCAATGCAGGAATACATCACGGAAGCCTTGAGCTCTGGAATCATTAGGCCATCCATGTGCCCCGCTTCCGCAGAGTTCTTCTTCATCAACAAGAAGGACGGGGCCCTGCGCCTATGCATTcactatcgggggttgaatgCTGTCACCATCAAATATCCACATCCATTACCCCTCATCACTGCGGCACTGAAGGATCACGGCGCCACAGTCAGGAGCTCCGGGCAATCAAGCTGGCACTGGAGGAATTGCGGCACTGCCTTGAGGGAGCGGCCCACCCGCTCCTGGTGTTGAAGGACCCCTGGAACCTCCAGTACCTGGAAAAGGCCTGTCGGCTGAATACTCACCAAGTGCATtgggctttgtttttttacaaagtTCCAGTTCACGATTTCGTACAGGCCGGGatccaagaacaccaaggcagaaCGGGAAAGAGCAACAGACTCAAGTCCGACGCTCTCAAGGTTTTTATTAAGCCATCGAGATGAGGCAAAAGAGTAGTCAAGGGATCGGTAAGGGTCAGGTGAGGAGCGAACTTCACCCAAAGGGGCTTGTAGAATCGGAGTCAGAAAAGTCAGGCCATGAATTAAGGAATCGGGAGAACGAACACAGGAGGCATAGTACACAAAGCAGGGGAAGAGAAAGGCAGTTACTCCAGGAAGAGGTTCTGTAGGGAAGAGCTTCCAGGCTGCCTTTTTATTCAGTGTTCCCCTGATGAGCTGCAGATGGTGCTGATGGACCAGCAGGTGTGAcaatagtatttattattatattttaatttttttttttactgcatctattgttttgttaattactgtactgtcttgtgctgtttatGTGCACATTATGTAGTTTGTGTAGGaaactctgtgttgttttttatttggtaccagggtcctggaggaacgttgttttgtttcactgtgttaccataccagctgtatatggttcaAATGACAATAATGCTACTTGACTTGACTCTaactactgtgctaccagctgtcccagtgtaacattatattatattgttataacattatataaatatgtaacacaaaacacaaaggcaCAAAATTATTGACCCCAGGTACATCAggtgtaaaatgtatgtatgattTACAGTACACTGCACATGTAAAAATGGTTCTGATGTATTTCTAGAGTGGTAAAATATACAAGCGCTTGAGAGCTGGTAGTGCTGGTCCACAAACTCAAGCCTCCATTATTAAATGTCATAATTAACTTGAGAAGAGATTGGGCATTTACATCAGCACCAAAGGAAACTTACAGTGGTGCAGCTCTTTTCTGAAGAATAGGTAACAATGAACTGTTGTTCAACAGTtcattttgtaaacaaaaacaaaatgttaacagGAAGAGTAAAACCATCTTACCTGCGTTTACTGTTAAATACAGAGATGCGGAGTCAACCAATTTACCATCAATCTCCACTCCACACCAGTACCAGTCAATGTCCTTCTCCTGTACGTTCCTCATGGTCACAGTGAAGACCAGTCGGTCAGGGTCATCAGTGATGGACACGTCACCTTCAGTCTCTGCTAAATCACTGCGTACCATGGTAGTACAGTATGGCCAAGTGTACCCTTTACACCAGTATTTCACATGGTTTCTGTATTTGTACTCATAGAAACATGGGATGGTGACAGATCCTCCTCCCTCTGCAGAGAACAAGCTCTCAGTCCACAAACCCTGAATAACttcaagaaaaaacataaacaataaaagGTTTTTAAGTGAACCATATTATGATGATAAAATGTGTATATTGCATACATTTTAGCTATGGTGGTCTTTTGATTTGTAacttatttttatcatttcaatGCTAATTAAAATAAGGTTCACTTTACTTGAACTGCTCATTTAGGGTCTCTTAGTCCTacaacacacagtgacagtttatgaaaataaactgcaataaaACAACTTACCTGAAGTTACTGTGAAGTACAGATGTTCAGAGTACACCGCGCCTCCATCAATCTCCACTCCACACCAGTACCACCCAGTGTCCTTCATCTGTAAGTTCCTCATGGTCACAGTGAAGACCAGCTGGTCCCAATCATCAGTGATGGACACCTCACCTTTACTCTGTGCTGAGTCAGTGCGTACCATGATACTACAGGACAACCAACTGTACTCCCTACACCAGTATTTCACATGGTGTTTATACTTCTCTTCATAGAAACATGGGATGGTGACAGATCTTCCTCTCTGTACTGTTATCCCTTTAAATGTTCTTACACAGTTGTTACCTACAGGCAAACATAAAACAGGACATTTGTTAGCTGTTCCCAAAAAAGCAATTTCCTTGTTCATTACAAGACTATTAATAATTTTGATTCAGCTCCAAATGTTTCTGATTAAAATCACTGAAGACTGTAATAGGGAGAAAAGCACAAGTTAAAGAAGACACATTCatttgaaacttttctccaaagcaacttccaatgaactctatgtagtgttaccatcagcccacacaccttattcactgcagtgacttacactaggtcacttatccacagtggaatacactctctttgtgtcattcacatactatgggtgaacttgaacagcatgtctttggactgtgggaggaaacccacacagacacagggagaacatgtaaactccacacagtctgagcagggatcaaacccatgtcttctcgcaccaccaaggcactgtgagacagcagcgctactcgttgtgccaccacgccacctgatATGCTATGATGCTGTCATCGAAAGTCCAGGTTGATCTGTTTTCATTTGGTcctttagccgacactttttcTCTCAGTCGGCTATAGAAATAAAACACTTATTGGCTGCAGAGCTCTAAATCATACAGGAATTCTGCTCTGAAATGATGAGTCCATGAACCTATTGCTTAGCACTGCTGAATGAGCAGGAACACGAAGAGCAAGAGGAAGTGAACAAGACTCATAAGACCGGAACTGGGTGCTGGAAAAGGACTTTGAGTGTGTAACTTCTCCATTTCTCACTCCGTGCTTCTGTTCAACTCGACACTTGGAGAGATCGGTCCAGGGAACTTTGGAGAACATGGCTTTGCTGTATGATTCCCTGCCACTGCAGCagcataataaatattaataatattggcATCCAAACAGAGGAGGGAGCTTTTTCTCGACAGACTTAAAGTTATGTACCTATCtgtacaactgggtcattttttactggtgtaatttaccttgctcaagagtactacagtaggaggtgggattcaaagctgggaCTTCTGCAGCCAgacacagcagctctactccctATCTATAACTGTCATCACTGCCACACAGGTTGTCAGTCCATATTTCAGAACTTCAGGAAAACTtcactaatacagtaaaaggaAATCTTTACCATAAACCCATTGTTTATTTCTCATTCTCAAATCTCACTTCACATTGTCTTTACTAAGTAAATATTCTATCTTTCTACACCAAAGCAGCAGTGTGTGATGTCCCAGTGAGACGTGTTTCTCTTACCTGGGAACCTGGTGAAAAAttcgaggaggaggagaaggaagaggacaGAAGCCATGAAAATGTCAGTGACAAACTGCAGCTCTCTGGACACTGACTGTAAGTTCTTGCTCCTCTAGAACATCACTGTGCTTCAGCTCCTCATTTGTCTCTCTGTCCAGTTACAGAGGAAGCAAGGCAGAGGAAgcacacccactcacacacacacacacacacacacacacacacacacacacacacacacacacacacacacacacagaagtatCTATATATACAGAATTTTCTACTGCACATCAGAATCGGAATCAGCTtcattggccaagtatacctgagcatacaaggaatttgtttccggtttagagcaaacctgcagtgcacattcacacatacaggctacatacacatatactgGACTAGACATAGCCTAATACAAGCATGATTAGagataatgcagcagacaagaacatagtacaatgcagacagaacacagCAAATGACAGCCCACAATACCATGCAGACATAACACACCTAAATGACCAAGCACAGAAAAAAGTATGATGTGTaacataaagtgacattatgctgcagtgattgtcagttatttagagaacatattgcacatgggtatgatTTTGCACAAAGTAGGGGAAAATACTTGAAATGACAGTAGTAGTACAGAGTCTACTACATATTGCACATATGTAGTATGATGTTGCTCGCAAGATATAAAAAGATATTGCACATGGAtatgatattgcacaaaagatataaagaaacattttgcacATGATGTTGCACAAAAGATATAAAGAATATACTACACATGGGTGTAATGTTGCACAAGTAGGGTACAGTAGTTGTAAAAGTCCAGTGTAGATTGAGGTAATAGGAGGGTGTTTAGAATCTTTATGGCTGccgggaaaaagctgttttggtgtctggGAGTCCTTGTTTTGATCAGTCTGTATCACCTGCCAGAGGGAAGTAGTCTGAACAGACAGTGAGCGGGGTGTGAGGGGTCCCCAACGATTTTCTCAGCCCGTTTCTTGACACAGGACatgtacaggtcctggagggagggCAGGTTGGTCCCAATGATGCACTCTGCTGACTTAACCAGTCTGTGAAGTCGGCGCTTGTCAGATTGGGTGGCAGAGCCGAACCAAACAGTGACTGATGAACATAGTATGGATTCAATGGTGGCCCTGTAGAATTGGCACAGCAGTTCCTTGGGCAGGTTGTGTTTCCTTAGTTGGCAGAGAAAGTAcatcctctgctgggctttctcGGTTATGGTCGTGGTGTTCTTCTCCCACTTCAAGTCTTTACAGATGGTAGTGCCAAAGAACTTGAAGGAATCAGTGCTGTACACAGTACAATCTTGGATAGTGAGTGGTGGCAGGGGAGAAGGTACTTTCTTAAAGTCGATTGTCATCTCTACTGTCTTACTGGTATTAAGTTCCAGGTTGTTGTGTCTGCACCACAAGGAAAGCCGGTCCACCTCCCGTCTGCATGCAGACTCATCGCAGTCCTGGACGAGTCCTGtgactgtagtgtcatcagcgaATTTCAGGATCTTAACTGATGAGTCCGCAGAGGTGCAGCCATTTGTGTATATTGAAATGAGCAGAGGgaagagcacacatccctggggggcaccaGTGCTGAGTGTGCAAATGCTAGATGTGAATATCCCCagctcacctgctgctctctgttggtgaggaagcTTGTGATCCAGTTGCAGATGGATGTTGGCACAAAGAGCTGACTGAGTTTGTAGTGAAGGATGCCTGGAATGATGGTATTAAAGGCCGAAATGAAGTCCACAAAGAGGATTCGTGCGTATGTCTTTGTTGAGTCAAGGTGCTCCAGGATGTAGTGCAGCTCCATGTTCACAGCATCTTCCACAGCCCTATTTGATCTGTAGGCAAACTGGAAGGGATCCAGCAGTGAGCCTGTGATGATCTTCAGATATGctagcaccagcctctcaaagcacttcattgcTACAGAGGTAAGGGTCACTGGTCTGAAGTCATTCAGTCTCGAGATGCAGGTGTTTTTGGAAACAGGTATTATGGTGGAGCGCTTGAAGCACGATGGGACCATGCTTAGCTCCAACGATCTATTGAAGATCTGTGTAAAGATGAGGGCAAGCTGGCCTGCACAGGTTTCAGGCAGGAGGGAGACACCTGATCAGGGTCGGGGGCCTTCCTCGTCTTTAATCTTTCGAACAGACGCCTTACATCATCTTCACTGATCGACAAAGTTGGATGGGAGGAATGGTGGCTGGGTGGAGGCTGGGGGAGAGGTGTTGATGTCTGGATAATGGGCCCCTCAAACCTGCAGTAGAAAGTGTTCAGATTTTCAGCCAATTGTTGGGTGTTGTCTGAGTGGGGGGACGGTGCTTTGAAGTTGGTGAGGACTTGTAGGCCTCTCCACGCTGACGCCGATCCTTAGCTGAGAACGTTTGTTTCAGCTTCTCGGAATAGCGTCGTTCAGCAGTTTTGATCTCTTTAGTCAGCATGTTTCTGGCTTTGTTGTATAATGACCCGTCTCCACTCCTATAAGCTGCCTCTTTGTCCTTCCGTAGCTGTCTCAGTTTAGCAGTAAACCACGGTTTGTCGTTGTTGAATTTCCTGCGAGTGGTGGTTGGGATGCATGTGTCTTCACAAAAACTTAAGTAAGAAGTAACAACATCAGTGAGTTCATCCAGGTTGTCAGCTGCTGCTTCAATTACACTCCAATTGGCGCAATCAAAGTAGTCCTGCAGAACTAACTTGGCTTCATCTGTCCATTACAGCTATATCAAAGTACACCAGACACCAAACGGAAATCTGAACCCAGCACCATCCGCCTCACCCCTGCAATGCTGATCCTGTAAGTTCTTCTTAACAGAGAGTTGAAGGTATTGGCAAATAATAACACAGATACAGATACAGAACAACAAAGAAACAGGCAGACAAAAACGACAATGTTCAAATTTCCTGTTCAGGTAAAAGAAATTTGCTGCATCTTCAGCCATTCAATGTCCATCTGTGTTTCATatgaattattacagttattgacATTTCTTAAAAAGCCATGGAGTACCATCATTGCTACACTACAGTTGTTACATGTTTATAACATCAGTTGCTGTTGGATCCGAGTACAGAACtttcacacattgtctgaaccacttgtcccatacagggttgcaaggaaccagagcctaaccaagcaacacagggcagaaggccagagggggaggggacacacccaggatggaacaccaagccgttgcaagggaccccaagcaggagtcaaaccccagacccaccggagagcaggacccggtccaacccactgcgccaccgcgcctccccgCTACGGAACTTTCTTTACGGTGAATTCGTGCCAATTGACAGCAAACAAAGACAGAGAGGAACTGAGCAGCGGACTTCACAACACAAGAGACTGTCCGGTTTATTGTGAGCTGTTACTATGGAGACAGCAGCAACAAGAGCAGAGTTCACTGCGAGACACGGCTTTACAAAGAGTAACTCCAGTTGCGAGGAAATGGCAGATTCCAAAACATCATCATTTTGTTAAAACGTGGCAAAAACCAGAGAAATGATGAAACCCTGTACTTtgcctgcagggaaattcataCACGCACTGTTCTGGGTTTGCTCATCCAGTAGCAACACCATCCTGCAGGTACCAAGAAGGCTCCAGACCCCTAGGGGGCAGAACACAGAGAGGGGCACATTGCTCATACAAGGAAGTCCCCTTGTACACAAATGTCACGTGTCAATAACACAACGGGATAACGAGGAGAAAATACCACGGTCCATCTGAATTAAAAGGGTGGGGGGTTGATTAGATTCATTCATCTGGTCACGTGTGTATAACAAGGAGAGGGGTGTGTGTCTAAGTGCTGGGTTTCATTTACAGTCTAAATCTGTgcttttttgtagaaaaaatgCGTATCAATTTCAAGTGAAGCTACTGTACAGTGATCAgcactttgtttttaacaatttaaatacaGTGGATTTAGACCCAGTAAAGAACTGAACTGAAGTGAGGTATCGTACCGAACTTGgcgacacagcaggtagcactggtgccacgCAGCTCCTGGTACACACAACAGTTTGATTCCAGATTAGTTTGCACCAAGTTTTCATGTCCTCCCTGTGGTCATGtgcatttcctccaggtgctctggtttccggccacagtccaaagctgtgtgtttcaggtgaattggtgacgcTGCATTGCCAGGTGTGTGTCTGCCCCATGCTTCCAAGATGCTCCCTTCAGTTATTGTTAGGTAAAGAAGTGCAGAGTCATCAACAGCTCCATCGATCTCCACTCCACACCAGTACCAGTCAGAGTTCGTCTTCTGTAGTTTCTGTTGGTCACAGTGAAGCCCAGCTGGTCGGGGTCATCAGTGATGGACACATTACCTTCACTCTGTGGGGAGTCACCACGTACCATGGTAGTACAGGATGACCATGTCCTTTACACCAGTAGttcacatctattcatttagctgacacttttctccaaagcaatttacaattatttacccatttgtacagctgggtaattttactggagtaatttagggtaagtactttgttcaagggtactacaaccagaagctgggatggaacctgcaacttttggatgtAAAGGcaggggctctaaccactacactaccagctgccccatcaTATGGTGCTTATATTTCTGATCACAGAAACATGGGATGGTGACAGATCCTCCTCTCTCTGTGGACATCCTGTGAAATGTCGTCACAAAGTCGTGACCTTCAGGGACGACATAAAATGGGTTCAGTTGGTTTTAATTTCTCATTAATTTCTAATTAAAGCACAAGACAATTTCTCTACTGTTATTGGAATGACAGTGAGACCCGCTGCCTTCAGGAAAAAGTTTGTGGAATCTTATCAATTTATACCTTATAACTTATGTCTTGCTCAATTTCATATTATACAGTTTGGCTTCAGGTCAAGTCCAAACCTGCTGCCGATACAGCAAAAACCAGCCAGGCTGCACCACACCTGGGAAGGAAAGAATGCAACTCTAATGAAAAACGTCAGTCTGATTGTTGTCTTTTAAGGTGCACACCACGAAACACTGATAATGactaaaacaatgaaatttttTGCCCAACGTCACCGTCTCAGTTCAACAACACTcatagaatgtgtgtgtggaattcaGACATACTTCCGATTCCTTCATAGAGATCCTATTTAAGAAAAATCTCCTACCTGTCTGTCAGTCTGTTCTAACTTCTCATGCAAAATGGCCCAAGCTGAGGACAATCAGTATGAGGAGCAGTTCAGATGTTCAATCTGTCTGGATCTGCTGAAGGTGCCAGTGACTATTCCCTGTGGACACACTTACTGTATGGACTGTATTAAGGGAACCTGGGATCAGGATGGTCACATTGGTGTTTACAGCTGCCCTCAGTGCAGACACACCTTCACATCAAGACCTGTTCTGGGCAGAAATACCATGCTAGCTGAAGTcatggagaagctgaagaaggcaGAAGTCCAAGCTGCTCCACCTGGTCCTCCTGCTCATTCCAGCTCTGGACCTGGAGATGTGGAGTGTGATGTGTGTACTGGGAGAAAGAAGAAAGCTGTCAAGTCCTGTCTGGTGTGTCTCGCCTCGTACTGTGAGACTCACCTCCAGCTTCATGAGAAACTTAACAGAAGACAGAAACATGAACTTATT contains these protein-coding regions:
- the LOC108922796 gene encoding CMRF35-like molecule 1 produces the protein MASVLFLLLLLEFFTRFPGNNCVRTFKGITVQRGRSVTIPCFYEEKYKHHVKYWCREYSWLSCSIMVRTDSAQSKGEVSITDDWDQLVFTVTMRNLQMKDTGWYWCGVEIDGGAVYSEHLYFTVTSVIQGLWTESLFSAEGGGSVTIPCFYEYKYRNHVKYWCKGYTWPYCTTMVRSDLAETEGDVSITDDPDRLVFTVTMRNVQEKDIDWYWCGVEIDGKLVDSASLYLTVNAVSLFHCPETGVSSTQNCPSTLFIVLPLVSLLFVLSVAFVTTLRFLRNKPKETQTANGDEEKRWSRTLLKDHGEEVTYSIVVHKKPEA